AAAATCAACAATGAATGTTTATATAAAGAGTGTAAAGCTTTTATTAAACTTTAATAATCTTTTAAATAGGGGAATGTTTAAAAAAGGTTGACAATATAAAATAATTTATTCAAAATAAAGTTAAATCAATAACTGAAACTAATAAGAGGTGGAAAACATGTCAGTAACAATAGAAGATATAATAAAAGATTTAGAACTAGAGGTTATAAATAAAGGGAAAAATGTAAATGAAATAAATGTAAGTGATATAAATAGACCGGGACTTCAATTTAGTGGATTTTATAATTATTATGCCAATGAAAGAGTTCAGATAGTGGGAAAAGCTGAATGGAGTTTTTTAGATGCCATGCAGCCAGAGCTTAGGAAAAAAAGATTGGAAAAATATTTTGAATTTGATAATCCAGGAACTATAGTTACCAGAGGGCTAATACCCCACAAGGAATTTTTAGAAAGTGCTATTAAAAATAAAAGATGGATACTTAGAACCAATAATATATCCACAAGATTTATAAATAGACTTATGAATTATTTAGATGTTAAGTTGGCTCCTGAAACAAGGCTTCATGGTGTTTTAATGGATGTGTACGGTATAGGTATACTTATAACAGGAGAAAGCGGTATAGGAAAGAGTGAAACTGCCTTGGAACTTATAAAGAGAGGACATAGACTAGTAGCTGATGATGCAGTGGATGTAAAACAAATAGATGGAGTACTAAATGGAACTTCTCCATACATCACCTCGGGAATGATAGAGGTGAGAGGTATGGGTATAATTGATATTTCTGCTCTTTATGGGTTAAGTTCTGTACTTAAAACAAAAAACATTGGTCTTGTGATATGTCTGGAACAATGGAAAAAAGATGAAAATTATGATAGGTTGGGCATAGACAAGGAGTATATGAATATACTAAATGTACCTGTAAGAAAATTAAAAATTCCTATAAGGCCGGGAAGAAATTTGGCGGTTATAATAGAGGCTGCAGCTGCAAATTACAGGTATAGTCTTGTGTCTAATGTAACTCCGGTGGATGTAATAAGTGAGAGGATACAACAACTTAGAAAAGAAGATGGTGGAGATGAATAAATTTTATATAAGAAAAATCATGAAGGAAAAAAGAGATAATTTGTGTAATTTGGAAAAAGAAAAATTGGACAGCATAATATTTGAAAAAGTTATAAAAAGTGAAGAATATAATAAAGCAAAAAGTGTATTTATATTTGTAAGTTATAAAAGCGAAGCAGATACCCATAATATAATAAAGGCAGCTTTAAAAGAGGGAAAGTTGGTTTGTGTTCCTAAAGTAATATATAAAAATGGCTATATGGAAGCTGTTAGAATATATGATTTCAATGAATTAAAAGAAGGAGCCTATAAAATATTAGAGCCCCAAAATACAAATTTGAAAGTGGAAGAAACATCTATTGATATTTGTTATGTACCTGGGCTGGCTTTTGATAAAAGTGGCGGCAGAGTAGGTTATGGCGGAGGATATTATGATAGATTTTTAAAAAAACTTAGAAATGATTCGAAAAAAATTGGACTTGCCTATAGTTTTCAGATTTTAGATAAGGTTCCTATGGGAAAATATGATGTATGCATGGATGGAGTTATTTCTAATTGAGGTACTAGTAATATGTGAGTATAATGGTATCATTTACTTATAAATTGTTGTAAAATTATAAGAAGTTGTGACATTCTCTATGTAGAAAAATCTACAACTGCTAAGGCTGTCAAGCATTTCATGAATAAAGGTTATATTTATAAAAAACAGATTGAGAACGACAAACGATATTGGTACTGAAACAAGTGATAATCAACTTACATGAAGAAAAAAGGAGATAACTTCTAATAATTTTAAGGAGGTAATTAACATGGAACGCAGCGACAATCATACGAGGATTACTTTGGTAATTGTAATGATTACTTCTTTTATTACTCCATTTATAAGCAACGCCATTAACCTTGCCATCCCCTCTATCGGTATTGAGTTCGGTGGCAACCAAAATTTGCTGAACTGGGTGGTTTGCGGTTTTTTACTTTCATCTGCCGCTTTTTTGCTGCCCTTTGGACGCTTGGCAGACCAGTTTGGAAGAAAAAAAATATTCTTAATTGGCATGATATTTCTGGCAGCCTCATCCCTAGCCTGTGCTTTAGCGACGTCTCTGGTCGCCTTGGTATATTTTAGAATTTTGCAAGGAATTGCTAGCGCAATGATATTCAGCAATTCAATGGCTATTTTAACGTCAGTAGTACCGCCTGAATCCAGAGGTAAAGCATTGGGATTAAACGCCGCGGCAACATACATCGGATTATCGTGCGGTCCTGTATTGGGAGGTTTGATCACAAGTGTATTTACATGGCGTGGTGTATTTTATTTCAATCTGCTGATTGCTTTGATTATTATTGTTATGACCGTATGGAAATTGAAGGGGGAATGGATAGGGGTTGCCACTAAATTTGATATATGGGGAATTATTTTGTGTATAGCAGCTCAGGTCTTATTATTGTTTGGGTTGACTGCTCTAACGAACGGCTTACTTTATCAAGTTAGTTTTGCTGTAGGGATTTTATTATTGATCGTATTTTTCCTATACGAGAAAAACCATTCTAATCCACTCATTCCCATCGAAAGTATTATCAAAAACAGACCCTTTGCTTTTTCTAATTTAGCAACGTTAATTAACTACAGTGCAACATTCGCTTTGAGCTTTATGTTATCATTATATCTGCAAACCGCGCTGAAAATTGATACGGCTACTTCAGGACTTATTTTATTGGTTCAGCCGATCATTATGGCTGTGCTTTCTCCGGTTACGGGTACATTATCAGATAAGATAAAACCTGCGGTTCTTGCTTCATTGGGAATGGGGATCTCTGCATTGGGTCTATTCTTCTTCATTTTTCTAAGTACTCAGACCCCAATTGTGATGATAATTCTTAATTTGGCGTTTATAGGACTTGGTTTTGCTCTGTTTTCCTCACCCAATACGAATGCCATAATGAGCTCGGTTGATCAGACATTGTACGGTGTCGCATCTTCAATTATGGGTAACATGCGACTACTGGGCCAGTCTATCAGTATAGCTATTATTTCACTCATTACTTCAATTTTAATGAGAAACCTGTCAATCGGCTCAGTAGGGTATGTCGATCAGCTCATGCTCAGTTTAAGAACGGCGTTTATAATATTTGTCGTACTCTGTGTTCTTGGCGTGTTAGCCTCGCTAGCAAGAGGCGAGGTTAACAGAGAAGCAGAAGAAAATTGAGATAGAGTTGAGTTGCTCTTAAGCTTCTCACACATTGTGTAGGTAATTAAGATAATGTATGTATTGAATCTTTCCATGCAATTATTAAACGTGAATAGATAAGTCGTTTTAAAATTAAAAAGGTCAACATTCCTAAAGTAATTCTTTACAACCTAAAGTAAGCTTAATTTTCCCAAATTCACACTCCAAATAGTATGATTGAACAATAATCATACTATTTTTGCTATTCCTAAAAATCTTTATATAAAAAACCCTGGTGACTCCAGGGTTTTTATTAAAATATATTAAATTGAGTGAAATGTAAAGTATTTTTGTGATATCAAGCATTATATCCAGTTATCCTATACTTATACATAAAGTGTAAACAGGAAAGTTAGAGATTATTGTTAATGGATATGAAGAAAGTATAAGGTAATATTATATCTAAGTTGTTTAGAGTCATTTAGTATATTCTCCTTATGAAAGTAGATAATAATTTTATTGAAAAAGAAAGCATACCAGAGAATAAAAATAAAGGAGATACACTAACATGAAGAAACATGTACCAATAAATAAAGGTAAAAAAATTAAGAAACGATATAACTGGTATAAATTACTTATAGTAGGTTTTGTAACTTATATCATTGGATTAGCAGTTTTGATATTTACACATAATCCCAATATGTTTCCAGCTATAGTTATACTGGGAAATTTTCTTATACCAGTGACTTATGTGGCATTTTTTTATGAAAGACGCTATTTTAGCAGGGTAAGGATGATAGACATTTTAGCAAGTTTTTTTTATGGAGGGTTTTTAGGAACTTTTTCAGCAGGAATAATAGAACCCATTTTTATAAATAGTCTTGATTTAAAATCTGTACTCATAGTTGGGCTCATTGAGGAATTTACAAAAATTATTGGTGTTCTGATTTTAATAAGACATAGATGTAATAGTTTGAGGATAGATGGAATTATTCTGGGTGCTGCTGCTGGCATGGGCTTTGCAGCTTTAGAAAGTTCAGGATATGTTTTTACAACTTTTTTAAGAGCGGGAGGTAGTTTGTCTTTGGTTGTATATACCACTTTGCTAAGAGGAATATTATCTCCACTAGGCCATGGCACATGGACAGCAATATTAGGGGGCACCATTGTAAGTCAATGTTTCCGTGGAAATACTAAAATAAATGTAAGGGTAATTGAAGCATATATAACTGTAGTTATACTCCATGCACTTTGGGATGGTATCCCATATATAATGTCAATATTTACGTCATCTAATATTGCTTTTTTAACAGGAGATGTTATTGTAGGTATGGTAAGTGTTTTGATACTTTATATCATGTGGTGGAAGGGGAAAAAGCAATTATATTATATGAATGATTTAACTTCATAATTTCTACATAAAAGATTAGTATAATTATTATATTAATCTTTTATGAATCACTTGATTTGAGGAAGGTGGTAATGTGATGTCTCCAAAGAAAATTCTTGTGGTAGATGATGAACAAAAAATAGTAGATGTTGTAAAAGCATATTTGGAGAAGGCGGGATATGAAGTCCATACAGCTTATAATGGTACTGATGCGGTGAAATTATTTGAAAAGATTAGTCCGGCATTAATTGTACTGGATTTAATGCTGCCGGACATATCTGGTGAAGATATATGCAAAATGTTAAGAAAAAAATCCAGAGTTCCAATAATTATGTTAACTGCTAAAGTGGATGAAAAAACTGTATTGGAAGGCTTTAATATTGGAGCTGATGATTATGTAACTAAGCCTTTTAGCCCTAAACAGCTGGTGGCTAGGGTGATAGCACATTTAAGAAGAACAGAAGAGGAGGCAATACCACTTTCAAATATTTTATCATTCAATAATGGAGACTTAGTATTAAATGTCATCAAACATGAGGTAAGGAAAAATGGAATAACTGTGAATTTAACGTCTAGTGAATATAATATATTAATGACACTGGTGAAATATCCTCAAAAGACTTTTACTAGAGAGGAATTAGTAAATTTGGCTCTTGAGGAAGATTTCAATGGATTTGACAGAATTATAGATGCTCATGTTAAAAATTTAAGACAAAAAATTGAAGATAATTCTAGAGAACCTAAATATATTTTAACCGTATATAAAGTTGGTTATAGATTTGGCGGTGAGTAGCATGCAGAGAAGCCTAAAAAGAAAATTGTCTTTTTCATATATTTTTGTAGCGCTAATTTGTGTAGTTCTAATTAGTATATTAGCCAACTTTTTTTTGGAGAAACAATTTAAAAATTATGTTATACAAACCCATGAACATACCAGCCAGAATATAATAAATTCTCTAGTTCAGCTGTACAACAGCCATGGATGGAACAAAGATGTAATAGAGACTACTGGTATAAATGCACTTGAGAATGGAATTATACTTACTGTAAAAGATTTGTCAGGGAAAACAATTTGGAATGCAACTTCATACAATAATGGTATGTGTCAAGCAATGCTTGATCATATGTCAAAAAATATGATGAAGCTTTATCCAAATTGGAAAGGCAGTTATAAACAAGATGAATACCCTCTAATGAAAAATTCTCAAAAAATAGGCACTGCCATAATTGGATATTATGGTCCTTTTTACTATAGTGATAGGGATTTGATGTTTTTAAGTACTTTAAACAGAATATTAATAAGTGTGGGAATTATATCATTGTGTCTTGCTTTAATATTAGGTGTAATTATATCAGGGAGTTTGAGCAGGCCAATTTTGCGTGTTATAGAATCTGCTGAAGAAATATCAAAAGGCGATTATAGTACCAGGATTAATGAAAATTCTAATATTATTGAAATAAATAATCTTACATGTACAATAAATAATCTTGCAGAAACACTGCAAAACCAGGAAAATTTAAGAAAAAGGCTTACTGCAGACGTTTCTCATGAGCTCAGAACACCTCTTACCACACTGCAAAGTCACATGGAAGCCATATTAGATGGAATATGGGAACCCACACAAGATAGAATTAACAGCTGTCATGGAGAAATAATGAGAATAAATCGTATGGTAAATGATTTGGAAAGGCTTGCTGAGTATGAGGGAGAGAATCTTATATTAAATAAATCAGAGTTTAACATAAGTGAAGTAGTTAAAAATATTATGCTTAACTTCGAAAATGAATATGTAAGCAAGGGAATTGACCTTATTTTTAATAGTAAAGATATATTCATTTGTGCTGATAAAGACAAGATAAGCCAAATAATAATAAATTTAATTTCAAATGCTTTAAAGTATACAAAACAAGGTGGTAAGGTTTTAATTCAGGCCCATAATAAAAATGATTATCTTGAACTAATAGTTCAAGATAATGGGCAGGGAATACCAAAGGAAGATCTTCCATATATTTTCGAAAGATTTTACAGAGCCGATAAATCACGAAACAGACTTACAGGGGGAGCGGGAATAGGGCTTACGATAACTAAATCCTTAGTAGAGGCACATAAAGGAAAAATAAGCGTTGAAAGTGAATTAAATAAGGGTACAACTTTTAAGGTATCCATACCTATGAAGTAATAAAAAGGTTACAATGTTTCAAAATATTGTAACCTTTTTAGAGATGTCTTTACAGTAATTTTTTATTTCCGTAGTGAATTGCAGCAATACCCCCCGTAAGGGATAAATAACCAGTATCAATAAAACCAACTTGTTGGAAAGCAGATTGAAGTTCGGCTTTTGACATAAAGCTATTTACTGAATTCCTAAGATAATAGTAGGCAGTTTTATCCCCTGTACCTAAATAGCCTATAATGGGCAGCATATAATTAAAATATATTGCATACAGATTCTTGAAAACAGGAAGCGATGAATTTGACAGTTCCAGACAAACCAATCTTCCATCCCATTTCAAAACCCTGTAAATTTCACATAAGGCTTTTAATCTATTTTTTGCGTTTCTTAAACCAAAGGCAACAGTGACACAATCAAAACTTGAATCCTCAAAGGGAAGTTTTAGTATATCTCCTTTAATTAATTTGAATTTATAATCTTTAATAGATTGATTAAGCTTGATATTTCCCACACTGAGCATTTGTTCATTAAAGTCCAATCCAATAACTTCAGTGTTTTTGCCTACAGCTTTACAAGCATATTCTATCATTTTACCTGTTCCGCAGCATACATCTAATATTTTATCGTTTTTATTTATATTACATAGTCTAATGGCTTTTTTTCTCCAATAGCTGTCAATATTTAATGTTAATATAGTATTAAGCCTATCATAGTTATTTGCAATAGATGAGAAAATATTATATACATTACTGTTATTATTCATAAGGTATCCCTTCTTTTACATAATAGGAAGTAAAACAAATATGGTTAAATCCCAAATAGCATGAGATATAATTACACTGGAGAGACTCTTTTGCTTTTTGTACATCCATCCCCAGTATATTCCACAGACAAGGGCAGCTATGACAAGCATAATGTTCCCTGTAATAATATGAACTCCTGCATACAGAAGTGCAGTTAGAATGTACCCTTTATTTTCTC
This genomic interval from Clostridium kluyveri contains the following:
- a CDS encoding sensor histidine kinase; amino-acid sequence: MQRSLKRKLSFSYIFVALICVVLISILANFFLEKQFKNYVIQTHEHTSQNIINSLVQLYNSHGWNKDVIETTGINALENGIILTVKDLSGKTIWNATSYNNGMCQAMLDHMSKNMMKLYPNWKGSYKQDEYPLMKNSQKIGTAIIGYYGPFYYSDRDLMFLSTLNRILISVGIISLCLALILGVIISGSLSRPILRVIESAEEISKGDYSTRINENSNIIEINNLTCTINNLAETLQNQENLRKRLTADVSHELRTPLTTLQSHMEAILDGIWEPTQDRINSCHGEIMRINRMVNDLERLAEYEGENLILNKSEFNISEVVKNIMLNFENEYVSKGIDLIFNSKDIFICADKDKISQIIINLISNALKYTKQGGKVLIQAHNKNDYLELIVQDNGQGIPKEDLPYIFERFYRADKSRNRLTGGAGIGLTITKSLVEAHKGKISVESELNKGTTFKVSIPMK
- a CDS encoding MarR family transcriptional regulator, producing MLYVEKSTTAKAVKHFMNKGYIYKKQIENDKRYWY
- a CDS encoding PrsW family intramembrane metalloprotease codes for the protein MKKHVPINKGKKIKKRYNWYKLLIVGFVTYIIGLAVLIFTHNPNMFPAIVILGNFLIPVTYVAFFYERRYFSRVRMIDILASFFYGGFLGTFSAGIIEPIFINSLDLKSVLIVGLIEEFTKIIGVLILIRHRCNSLRIDGIILGAAAGMGFAALESSGYVFTTFLRAGGSLSLVVYTTLLRGILSPLGHGTWTAILGGTIVSQCFRGNTKINVRVIEAYITVVILHALWDGIPYIMSIFTSSNIAFLTGDVIVGMVSVLILYIMWWKGKKQLYYMNDLTS
- a CDS encoding 5-formyltetrahydrofolate cyclo-ligase; its protein translation is MNKFYIRKIMKEKRDNLCNLEKEKLDSIIFEKVIKSEEYNKAKSVFIFVSYKSEADTHNIIKAALKEGKLVCVPKVIYKNGYMEAVRIYDFNELKEGAYKILEPQNTNLKVEETSIDICYVPGLAFDKSGGRVGYGGGYYDRFLKKLRNDSKKIGLAYSFQILDKVPMGKYDVCMDGVISN
- the hprK gene encoding HPr(Ser) kinase/phosphatase, whose translation is MSVTIEDIIKDLELEVINKGKNVNEINVSDINRPGLQFSGFYNYYANERVQIVGKAEWSFLDAMQPELRKKRLEKYFEFDNPGTIVTRGLIPHKEFLESAIKNKRWILRTNNISTRFINRLMNYLDVKLAPETRLHGVLMDVYGIGILITGESGIGKSETALELIKRGHRLVADDAVDVKQIDGVLNGTSPYITSGMIEVRGMGIIDISALYGLSSVLKTKNIGLVICLEQWKKDENYDRLGIDKEYMNILNVPVRKLKIPIRPGRNLAVIIEAAAANYRYSLVSNVTPVDVISERIQQLRKEDGGDE
- a CDS encoding response regulator transcription factor, with the protein product MMSPKKILVVDDEQKIVDVVKAYLEKAGYEVHTAYNGTDAVKLFEKISPALIVLDLMLPDISGEDICKMLRKKSRVPIIMLTAKVDEKTVLEGFNIGADDYVTKPFSPKQLVARVIAHLRRTEEEAIPLSNILSFNNGDLVLNVIKHEVRKNGITVNLTSSEYNILMTLVKYPQKTFTREELVNLALEEDFNGFDRIIDAHVKNLRQKIEDNSREPKYILTVYKVGYRFGGE
- a CDS encoding MFS transporter, whose product is MERSDNHTRITLVIVMITSFITPFISNAINLAIPSIGIEFGGNQNLLNWVVCGFLLSSAAFLLPFGRLADQFGRKKIFLIGMIFLAASSLACALATSLVALVYFRILQGIASAMIFSNSMAILTSVVPPESRGKALGLNAAATYIGLSCGPVLGGLITSVFTWRGVFYFNLLIALIIIVMTVWKLKGEWIGVATKFDIWGIILCIAAQVLLLFGLTALTNGLLYQVSFAVGILLLIVFFLYEKNHSNPLIPIESIIKNRPFAFSNLATLINYSATFALSFMLSLYLQTALKIDTATSGLILLVQPIIMAVLSPVTGTLSDKIKPAVLASLGMGISALGLFFFIFLSTQTPIVMIILNLAFIGLGFALFSSPNTNAIMSSVDQTLYGVASSIMGNMRLLGQSISIAIISLITSILMRNLSIGSVGYVDQLMLSLRTAFIIFVVLCVLGVLASLARGEVNREAEEN
- the ubiE gene encoding bifunctional demethylmenaquinone methyltransferase/2-methoxy-6-polyprenyl-1,4-benzoquinol methylase UbiE gives rise to the protein MNNNSNVYNIFSSIANNYDRLNTILTLNIDSYWRKKAIRLCNINKNDKILDVCCGTGKMIEYACKAVGKNTEVIGLDFNEQMLSVGNIKLNQSIKDYKFKLIKGDILKLPFEDSSFDCVTVAFGLRNAKNRLKALCEIYRVLKWDGRLVCLELSNSSLPVFKNLYAIYFNYMLPIIGYLGTGDKTAYYYLRNSVNSFMSKAELQSAFQQVGFIDTGYLSLTGGIAAIHYGNKKLL